The following are encoded together in the Syngnathus typhle isolate RoL2023-S1 ecotype Sweden linkage group LG5, RoL_Styp_1.0, whole genome shotgun sequence genome:
- the LOC133154564 gene encoding lysosomal membrane ascorbate-dependent ferrireductase CYB561A3 isoform X1, producing MRNWLRVGKQSQFRVCSLSFRDYLQYAYIYYLDISVQSFECEQYCSSVSRMMTNTSFYIWYFLSLGLGLACVVCVCLWNSQWRGGFAWDGSSRQFNWHPVLMVTGMLVLYGNGAVLYRVPLNWGANKRPRKLLHAALMLIAVILSVIGLCAVFGNHNASKIPNLYSLHSWIGITTAALFATQWAAGMAVFLFPWCPGSLRKLLKPQHVWMGGGLMTLCIAACISGINEKLFFVLKGNTNGSQPYSQLPTEALLGNSLGVLIVAFGLVVLKILSTHEWQWPESQPADLTYTPLLDEENT from the exons ATGAGGAACTGGTTGCGAGTTGGTAAACAGTCTCAATTCCGAGTTTGCAGTTTGTCTTTCAGAGATTATCTCCAGTACGCATATATATACTACTTGGATATTAGTGTGCAGTCGTTCGAGTGCGAGCAATAC TGTTCAAGTGTCTCCAGGATGATGACCAATACCTCCTTCTACATATGGTACTTTCTGAGCTTGGGCTTGGGCCTGGCCTGCgtggtgtgcgtgtgtttgtggaaCAGCCAGTGGCGTGGTGGTTTTGCCTGGGACGGCTCTTCCCGTCAGTTCAACTGGCACCCGGTCCTGATGGTAACGGGCATGCTGGTGCTGTACGGCAATG GAGCTGTGTTGTACCGTGTCCCCCTGAATTGGGGAGCGAATAAACGTCCTCGGAAGCTGCTGCATGCTGCACTGATGCTCATCGCGGTGATACTTTCAGTTATTGGACTTTGTGCTGTTTTTGGCAATCACAATGCCTCGAAAATCCCCAATTTATACTCCCTGCACAGCTGGATTGGAATCACCACTGCAGCTCTCTTTGCCACACAG TGGGCTGCAGGGATGGCTGTCTTCCTCTTTCCGTGGTGCCCTGGTTCATTGCGTAAACTGCTGAAACCCCAGCATGTCTGGATGGGAGGGGGTCTCATGACTCTTTGCATTGCAGCCTGTATCTCGGGCATTAACGAAAAACTGTTCTTTGTACT GAAAGGAAATACCAATGGGTCTCAGCCGTATTCTCAACTTCCCACCGAGGCCTTGCTCGGAAATTCATTAGGAGTCTTGATCGTAGCTTTTGGCTTAGTTGTCCTCAAGATTTTGTCCACTCATGAGTGGCAGTGGCCAGAAAGCCAGCCTGCAGATCTGACCTACACT CCATTGCTCGATGAAGAAAATACGTAA
- the LOC133154564 gene encoding lysosomal membrane ascorbate-dependent ferrireductase CYB561A3 isoform X2: MMTNTSFYIWYFLSLGLGLACVVCVCLWNSQWRGGFAWDGSSRQFNWHPVLMVTGMLVLYGNGAVLYRVPLNWGANKRPRKLLHAALMLIAVILSVIGLCAVFGNHNASKIPNLYSLHSWIGITTAALFATQWAAGMAVFLFPWCPGSLRKLLKPQHVWMGGGLMTLCIAACISGINEKLFFVLKGNTNGSQPYSQLPTEALLGNSLGVLIVAFGLVVLKILSTHEWQWPESQPADLTYTPLLDEENT; this comes from the exons ATGATGACCAATACCTCCTTCTACATATGGTACTTTCTGAGCTTGGGCTTGGGCCTGGCCTGCgtggtgtgcgtgtgtttgtggaaCAGCCAGTGGCGTGGTGGTTTTGCCTGGGACGGCTCTTCCCGTCAGTTCAACTGGCACCCGGTCCTGATGGTAACGGGCATGCTGGTGCTGTACGGCAATG GAGCTGTGTTGTACCGTGTCCCCCTGAATTGGGGAGCGAATAAACGTCCTCGGAAGCTGCTGCATGCTGCACTGATGCTCATCGCGGTGATACTTTCAGTTATTGGACTTTGTGCTGTTTTTGGCAATCACAATGCCTCGAAAATCCCCAATTTATACTCCCTGCACAGCTGGATTGGAATCACCACTGCAGCTCTCTTTGCCACACAG TGGGCTGCAGGGATGGCTGTCTTCCTCTTTCCGTGGTGCCCTGGTTCATTGCGTAAACTGCTGAAACCCCAGCATGTCTGGATGGGAGGGGGTCTCATGACTCTTTGCATTGCAGCCTGTATCTCGGGCATTAACGAAAAACTGTTCTTTGTACT GAAAGGAAATACCAATGGGTCTCAGCCGTATTCTCAACTTCCCACCGAGGCCTTGCTCGGAAATTCATTAGGAGTCTTGATCGTAGCTTTTGGCTTAGTTGTCCTCAAGATTTTGTCCACTCATGAGTGGCAGTGGCCAGAAAGCCAGCCTGCAGATCTGACCTACACT CCATTGCTCGATGAAGAAAATACGTAA